Part of the Capsicum annuum cultivar UCD-10X-F1 chromosome 12, UCD10Xv1.1, whole genome shotgun sequence genome is shown below.
ATGGGCCCAAAACTCTACCCTTCTCCTCTAACATACCAGGAATTTCTGCAACAGGGTTCAATCCGTGACATGCACCTAACCCACACATCACGTGTTGCAGTCTTACCACTAGACCAAAGCCCTAGTGGCAAATATTGAATCTAAGTTTTGGgctaattaattttgattttaccatgacaattatatcaagaaacactggCAAGAAAAGAAATCTGACATTCAACAGCAGACCTAGTCGAACTAGTCTACATAACAAACTACATAAAGAGCGAAATGTATGCTTCTCACCAGAAAAAGTAGAAGTCAAAAGACCAGATGTATATTTATCAACTATATCAACTATTCAAGTTTCTCTCTCAATGATTCCTAAGACTTAAATTGCCATTTGGAAATGGAAAAGGCAACACTTGTGAAAGCCATAATGAGGATACTGGAAATAATCAATTAAAGGAGCTGCAAACACATTTCGCGTTCAAAGAGGTTATGAGGTGAAAAGTTGCTCTAAAAGAAGTTTTATGTTCAAATGGCAATGCTCCATCACCACAGACAAACAGGGGAAGCATCTCCCAGAAATAATGGAGAATACTCCAGTGTTATCAAAAGCAAAAGCACAAAAAGCTCTAAGAAGTAAGATCTGTTGGAGCTTTAAGCACAAACTGCAAATGAAGTGTGGGCTTTAATGAAAAAAGGCGCAAAGagagaagaaattaaaaatttatgcatGTTTAGTCCAAGATTAATAACTACAAGCATGAATGACGGatatatgaacaaagaaattgGAAAAAACAATCTACGATAAAGTGAAATATTAATTGTTTAGTGTTGCCTCTTCAAAAGAGGCTCATTCGCAAGGAAAAGTATGCCGTAGAACCCTGATGACTACATTGAACGGCATATTAAGCAAGGAGAAACGCTCAACGCGTTTTGAGCCTCACCTCAGAGCTTACACTGGAATGCTCAAATTTGAGGTTAAGAGATGGGATCTACGGAAAGTATTTTCTTCCTCATGCCATTAAGCAGTCCTAGAGGAGTTCATTTTCTTAAAAACTTCATGCAAGCAAACCCCcaagtcaaaataaaaaacaatcaagATTCCAACAACCTTCTGCTTTCAGGGGAAGGGGAGAACttgaaaataacaacaacaacaacaacaacaaacccagcaTGTTGAATAACCAGATTGCACCAAAAAGCTAACCCAGCAGGGTATTCAATCACTCTATTTTGTCTAGCATTCCATCAAACAGCATGTTGAATAACCAGATTGCACCAAAaagctaacaaaaaaaaaatgcatcTCTGTCTAAGGTTGtctatgtttctcttttttccttaacaTATTCTGAATGCATCTCTGTCTAAGGTTGTCTATGTTTCTCTTTTTGCCTTAAACTATTCTGTTGTTTCTTTCGAGCCAGACAGTCCACCAAGTGGCCTGAGGTATGGTATTccatatttttagatatttctaACTAAGCCCCATCTGTTCCAACCTTCCAAGAGCTCAATAATTTTGGCATGATCCAACTCAAATCTTAAGATCCTTATTGTCAGACTGGTGATAAAGGCTAGTATATAACTAATTACAGCATTTAATCTCTTTCCATTTCTGTTGTGTTAAATAGCAATGTTGAAGATGAAGTCACAGATATAATAAGGgtgagaatttttaatttttttttttgttgagaggctatggtgttttatattaAGAATCAGCACTAAGAATGTTTTGTGATAACTGTACAGGAGGAAAAAAGTACATCTAGCAAAAGTATACTCCTTACTAGGCAAATCGTGATCCTAACAACTCAAGAATTTATTCAGCACCATCTACATGTTCCATGCAACACCAGAAACAAAagaaagctataaaatctgatTTCAATCAGGTTGGGAATTGAAAAGCAGAAAGTCTGTTTTTTTAGTTTCAGATCATGGTGCTGGTTACTTATGAAGATAAGCTTTGCATTCTAATTACACCGCAACCACAAACTAATTGATTCGGATGTATCAATCCTCTATATGCATTCTGCTATTTTTGGTTGTGTCGTGGATAAGCAAAAAATTTGTTAACCTACTTGAAGGCAGTTCTCGTTGTTTTTCCTAACTTAAATAGAACAGATAATCTTCAACAGACTTATctccttgtggttcctccatctTCCATCTCTTAGTATGAATCAATCAACTAAGCTCCTCTTTCTTCAATTATAAAACCATACAACAAATGGATCAATCGACAgagaaagaaaaattacaaataatgataattaactataaaaaaatgataaaataaactaTATGACCTTGTTGGTCTTAAAATTAACATTTGTTTCCTGGAATAAGTCTCTATTAACTTACATTTGCATCCTCAGAGTGAAGATTGAACTGTGGTTCAATGACATTTACCATAAAATGGCGAGTTCCCTCCCCCTCGGAGTCTTTAGCACTACCAAGCTTTTCTgctaataaagaacaaaaaaggaCAAACCACAACTATAAGTATTTAACAGTGAGAAGTTCAAGCAGTGCAAAGTCAACTAAGAGATTCTCATGCACATCTCAAAGAGTATGTGAATATTTATATTGCTCACAGAAAGGTTCATATTGATCACATGCACACGCAGCTCTCCTATTAGTTCAACAAACTGATTGTCAAAATGTGCCAGCAAGTAAGCTGGATAAACCTAATGCCTACACTTACTAGAAAAAAGCTGTTCCTGTTAGGCAAATTGTAACATCAGAGGAATGCATAGGCTAACTTTATAGATACACACTGCACCCTTCAGGAAATTGCGGTGTTATGTCTCCATAATCCCCGAAGAAGAACACACATTCATGTCTAAAGGATGATAAGAATTCAAGTTTCAGTTAGAGCTTACCTGTAGAAGTAGACTGATGAGTCTCTGGTTTGATTGCATTTGATGGAGGTGGTTCTAATTGTGATTTTGATGGCCCTGCAGGTTCTGGAGGAGATTTATGGTGTTCTAATTGTGATTTTGATGGCCTTGCAGGTTCTGGAGTAGATTTATGGTTATCATCTTGACTCCGTGATAGCGCTGCATCTTGACTGGGAGGAGACTTCTGGTTATCATCTTCGCATGATTCAGTATTATTAATCACCTTACTCTCCTCCAGCAGCTTTCGTTGGGCATACTGCCTAGAGGGAGATGGCTTTGAAGGTTCAAAGGCTTTAGATAATCCAGCTGCCCAGGACCGAACAGCATCTCTGATTTCGAGTGTCCACAAAATCTTAAGACCGTAGACAAAGATACGTTGACAATTATCTGCTATCACTACATTGTACCCATCATCATCACTTGGGTCAGATCTTGTTTTATCATCACTTTCACTCTCATTGTCAACCTCAGACGTAAAGCAAGTCATTTCAATATTTCTTCTACCAGCTTCTTGCCATGCCAATAACCTTTCTGGGTCAGCCTTTGGGGATTGCCTTCTAATGGTGAAGTACTCGGATGATAAAAGGAAACCGTCATCTTGATGTCTATCCATGCTGCTACTCCTGCTAGGTTTATCATTAGTAGACATATCCAAAAGCGATTGTGAATCTCTTTTAGCCATTTGAAGTACTTTTGCAACACTGATGCTATCATCCCTGCTGATAAATGCCTTTGGAATGTGAAGGTCAATTCCTTGGTACACAAGTTCAAGAGGATCCCGTACAGTCTCAAATGTAAAATTTTGCTTTCCTCGGCCTAAATACATTTCGAACTTGAACTTTGTCACTGTTACTGTCAGCCCCTTAGCAGGGTCATCGTCATATAAAGGCATATGCTTTATACATGTTGGTGTTGAATCAACTCTAAACATAAATTCAGTCATTACTCTATCCAATGACAGATTGCCAGATCTAGGAACTCTTGGAACTCCAAAACGGGGCCATCTTGAAAAGGTCCGCAACTTGTGAGGAGGAAGGAAGTTTAAGTTCCAAAATTTGATTAGCCATGCCAGATCATGAGGACCAACCTGTATTGTTGGGGAATTGACTGACCCCTTATCTGGCTTGACAGCACCACAGGCAGCGGCACTCGAGAGACCTTCATTATTCGCAGAGGGTAATTCTGACTGACTATCATGGAAGGGAAGAGAGGGCCTAAGCAAAAGATTCCACCGTAGGGACAGAGACGTTGATCTGAAGGGATCAAAAACTTTTTCACGAGGCATTCCTTCATTTGGAAGAGCAAATAAATAATGGTTTAGAGGATTTCCAGAATCACAACGCCATTCCATTAACACTTCAACACTAAAGGCCGGGGCTTCTAGGAAAGTGTAAGCAAAGCCAGTTGGATGTTTTAAGTCGGCGTTCTTCGGCAAGCTATCCAAACAGCTTAATAGAATCTTGAATTCCTTTGCGACAGAATAAATACGACCATCTGCCTGCTGGATTTCCATATGCCCAGTTGCTACCTGAAGCTTATTGGACTTTTCATAAGGACCAGTACTGGAAAGAACATTGATTTGACACTCACCGAAATATAATGTGGAGTTCCCATGAATGTAGTTTCTCATTTCATCCCACCATGGTAAGCTCTTTTCCTTTTTAGGTAGTGGAGGATCCGGATTTGGATTTCTGATGCTCAAATTGGCCCTACGAAGGGCCACAGTGAAAGCATAGCTGAGATCAGTAAAAGCAGGTTCAAAACCAACTCCATACGAGATTTCTGCTTTCTGAAAATGTAAGGGCAAATCCAAATATGTTTTCATTGGTGGAGTTGTCCCAGTGAGTGATCGAAGCAGACGGACCTTCCTCCATCTCCCAATGAACACATTTTGCTGCATTTGGGGCTGAAAGGGTGTTGCCTGCAATTAATATTGACAAACAAGGTTCACCACTAGTCCAGCATACATCAACAGATCTCCACACAATCAAAAGGCAATTGATGAATAAACCTTTTGAAAAACTGATAAATGAACTTCTcgagagaaaaaataaatgaggAAAAGTTAGAAATCTTCTGCTTTCGGACTATCCGATTCCAAGGTGCAAAGATAAACATAAAGGTATTATTAGCTCACTCAAGATTATTTCACCTAGTAGAATCTTGGTAACGGCTTATGAAATCTTTGCTTGTGGATTATCACTAATGTACTAATAAAACTTAGAAAAAAGAGTTGAACACACACAGGACTCAGGAGTTTGTTGAGCATTAAGTAAACTGAAGAGTGAAAATAGAAGCTGCTCTACTTGTCCCTGTTGCCTTAACACAACAGAAAGTGAAATTGACATGACAAAGGCAACGGTTAAGACTGCAACATAAATCCATAATGAAAATAATGCTTTGATTTATTCCTTGCAGTGATATAACATTGTAGTACTAATATCAAAGCTGATAGCTATTTCATGATGATCTCATCGGGAACTTTACTCATCTGTCACAGTTAACATTTCAAGTCACATAGGTCATACTAATATTTCCAGTACTTGGTGCAAGTAAAACTGGTGCTTTGATTGGCAAAGTTTAAAACAATGGAAGTTCCATGTGCACTACTTCTGTCTAGTCTCTTCAACTTTTTAGTATGACCAAATGATAGCAGTTGCAATAAATTTGGGAGGTCCAGTTGAAAACTATTAGATGGAGAATCTCCTACTGTCTAAATTATGAGAAACAATTTCATTTCCACAGCATACAGAGAAAGTGAAGCATATAACTATCGCAGGATGttgagaaacaaaatcgagcaaacAGCAGATGCGGAAACGTTAATTGTCCTTTTATGACCATAAATATTCAGAAAAAGCCATAGGCGGCTGGGGGGTTTGAGGAGGATGAAAAAACAAAGAACTAAAGATTGCACCTGCTGAGCCATTATAACACGCCCTTCACAACGGCCTGAATTAGCAGCAAGTAGCGGACATGTGTAGTTTCGTATCAGAACAGCTAGAGAACCTGTACGCAAATTGATGTTCGCACCATATAACCGTGAAAATGGGATGCTATGTGCACGACATACTGGATCGAGCTTTTGCAGAAGCTCTATCATCCCTGCATCACCTCCTTCAATTTTTGTCAAGCTTACATCTAATTCAGTAGCAGTAATTGAAAAAAGAGAAGTTCTTGCAGTGCTAAGCTTGAAACCCGCTTGAAATCCTTCATTACAGGCTCCAGATCCTTCTGCCGGAACAAGCTTCTGGCATGCTCGGTAATATGACCTGAATGACTGCTTGTAGATCTTCTCTCGCAGTTTCTGAATAACTGAAGTATCCTCTACATCAATCTCTTCTCCATTAATATTGATCTTGCCATCATTGGGAGGATCATTTCCTTCAGTACCACTTTCACATTTTCCACCTTTCGAAATAAGTTCATCAAGAAAGTTTAATCTGACAGCTGATTCACAAGCTCcattcttccatagctgataaTGTTCATCAAGCCAGCCCTGTAGTGGTTCTTCTTCAATATCTGCTGTAAGCTTCTTTATGCAGAGTCTGACTCGACCAAGTTTTGTTGTACTAGTCTTTTTAGCTTTCGGTTTCTCTTCCTTATTGGGAAACATAAGTTTAGTCTTTGCAGCAGTTACGAGCTTTAAAGCTCGAATCATTTCCTCAACAGAATCATCAATTGCACGCAATTGCAGCCTGTACGCCATGCATATATGAACATCCAGGGCTTGAATTACCCAATCCCATGTTGTGCCACTCTCATGTTTTTCATTAGGTGCGCTGCTAGAGGGTTTGGGAATACGAGAGATTTGCATCCTGCTGCTTCTGAATATTCTTGCATCATTGAACTTGAGCATGATCCCTTCAAGAAGCATACCTATCTGAGCATTTTCTGAAAAGATTGACTGCACCTGCACATACAGCTCAACACCATCTCCAACTTCAGCAGATATATTAAGCACTTCCACATCAACAGCAAGAACAGATTCTCTTTTCTTGTGTTGTTTCTCCAGCTGTTCTGATTCCTTGGAATCTTTGCTCTGCTCGTTATCTTTAAGGTCTCCTTCTTTAGGTGGATCCTGAAGCTTCTGATTGTGCACGAGCAGCTTCAATTGCAAACCCAGCTCAACCAATGCTATATGCACATCAGGCTCCCATCTTACTGATATATCAGTAGCACTAAAGAGAGAACATGTCGCAATATCTTTAAGGCCACCAGATCGTTTCACAAACTTTGTATTCTGCATATCAAGCAAAGTAACTTTAGTTCCAAGGTTTCTGTCTTGTAAATGTTCTTGATAGATAGATTTGGCTCTTCCAAGCTCCACTTGTGTTGATTGTTTCTCCTTGTTCATACCAAATTTGAGGTGGGAAATATCAAGGGACACAGAATACTTCACTTTTCCCAGCTCATCTGAAGCTGTAGATATTATATTTGCGGTGCGGGGTGTACCATCAGCTGAAACACTAATAACAATACGACCACCCTGAGATCCGTAGTTGACCCGTTTCGGGTCAGGAACAACAGCATTTTCCAAGCCCACCTCTCCACTTATAGTTAAAGAGCACTGTTGTAGATTGAACTTTATTACTTGAATCCCTTTTCCTGATGGTTTGGATGATTTTGTTCCCTGGGTATTTGCTTTCTTACCAGAAACAGAAAAACTCTTCAGGAAACGCTTGAAAGAGAAAGCTGCTAGTATCAGGGATGCAAGGCGCCCATAGGTCAGGTATATACTCATGCCAGCAAGATCAACGGAGAGAACTTTTTTACTGTTAAGTCCGTCTTCAGGTGAATCCAGATCTTTCCTGCCTAAATCAAGACTGACTTTTGCTATATGAAATAGTGAAGTGTTTATTTCAACCCCAAACAGGTCCTTTAAGCATTCTTGATGCTCAGAAATATTTACATTGAAGTCAACAATTTCCACTTGCACTGCTGCATCTGCATTTGATGAATTGTTGGAAAAGACATGTATTGACTGAGAACAACCCTGCAATTTACAGATGAAAAAGGACGATGTATCATTTTTTATAACGAAGGACAATGcatcaaaatttaagattttaaatagaAGAGAATGAAATAACAAGTATACTACGAAAAATATTGTACTGATATCAGCCGACAAGCTAGTTATCCATGCTAATAGTGATGTACATTTTTCTAGTACTTTACATAGAAGGAGATATCAAACGAAGTTGAAGGCAACATGgccttgataaaaaaaaaaaaaaaggcaaagaaaatcAGTTCATGCAAAAGCTTACGTACTTCGTGAGTCCTTTGTAGCTGAGAAGATGCAAATTATACGAAAGAGTTCAAGACCAGGTGACCATGCTGAAGCAAACTACCATCTTAAACCACAAAAATTCACCAGATCTATATTTAGATATTTAAGCATTGCATTCTGGCTAAATCATCCAAACACCTAAAGTAAATTCGTGCAAAAAGCCAGACTCGActttttttctttgagtttcgACTTTCGATCACTAAATGTTTTGTGTGTAAGTGAAAAACATAAGAGTTTTGACAAGGAACAAAGAGAAGGACAAAATTTCAACAAGAGTCAAAAGATGTGTATACGCTATCAGAAGTCTTACATGGCACAATGGCAAGCCATTCAGATCATAGACCATTATAGTCAATTCAGGGGCTGAAATTGTGGCGGTCCACATAATGGCTTTATGATCAGATGACCTTGATTTTTCACGAGTAGAACTTTCCTCTCGGAGTaccatcttctttttctttgcagCATGAAGGCGCAGCCAAGGATCTAATCTACTAATTATGAGGTTGCACCGGGTACCTCCCAGCTTAACACCAATTTCACATCTGATCGGTGAAGCAGGCTGAAAACAAAACGTTATGGACCATCAAATTGCAGGAGAAGATTGACTGAAGACTTGCATAAATAATGAATGCCAAAGGGGAAGCATGAAAAACATGAAGCAAAAGGAGAACATGTCATGGATAGAACATTAGTTTAACCTATACCCATGAATCCTTATAAATGGTGCTGGTAGAGGAGCTAACATAGAGAGGTGAACCCTTTAACAAGTACAACATATGTTATAGCAGCAAAATGCAAACATTTCAACTCCTGATAAAGAGATGGAAATCATGAATAGTAACAAAAACTACAGAAATATTGAGGAAAACAGAGACCCTACCCAACTCCAACAGACCTTGCAGAATGATGTTTTGGAACTTAGAAGTTAGCCACTAAGAAAGCTTCTCTTATATTCCCAAGCGGTTTAAAGGTCCTGGTTCTTCAGTGCACTAAAGAACCAAACTTATATTACGTGTGTTCAAAAAATATACTAATACTCAGGACTTAGACCCCAAAAATTACTGATCCAACCCAACTACCCAAAGCCATCCTCAAACTACATAGTAATTGTTTAACCCTTTCTATTAACATGTGCATATTGCTATTGCTGCCTTGCCATTGTTTCAAGTAAAGATGCAAGTTCAATTACTCTAACTCCTGGTTCACAATTGCATGTTCAGATTCGGACAACGATCGGTAGAAAGTGACAGAAGGAATCAGCTCTGTTTATTTCGTTATTACTTGTTGTTTGAGTGTTTCCCTGCCTATTCATGAAATTAGTAGATAGGAAAGAAATTTGGAAGTGCagtaattcttcttcttctctgggCTTTGGAGACATCATCTATGGATGCTGGAGAGTTGAGTGTTGACTAATTGATTTGGTACTCATTTAATTCCACTCATTTGCACCGAAAAGCCATTTTGGAAAAGCTGAACCAAACCGAACTCAATTGGAAAAAAAACGAACCGACCTGAACTAATTCGGCTCGGTGTACGGTCAGTGCACTTTTAACCGAAGACAAAAGAAACGAAATTTGATAAAACCGAAGGCCCACCCCTAGAAGAAATACTCTACTACCTACTAACAGTCTACCCTAATCCTTGACTTTCAtgctatctagggtcatgtcctcggtaagctgaagaTGTGCCCcatattttttccaataaattTGCCACCGCCAAGTTTGTCTTCTCAAGGGTGAAAGAAGAAACTCTACCACATGGTCAGATGTTCACTGTATTAGCAGTTATCCAAAAATAAGAAAGCTGAGAAAATCAGTGCCATTAAAAGCAAGCATTTTACCTCAAGTGGAATATAAACCGACGCAATGATTGCAAGTTTTGATATATCAAGAATTGATGTGCCGGCATCTTTGAGTAGCTACAGAATAAAAGAATCAATATTTAGATCAATAATACTCAGCAATAGAAGAGTTTAGAGGAATTAACCATGCGAACATACAAGAATCTCACTAATCTCCAACTGAACATGAAGTTGCGTGCTTTCTCCAACATCTTCAATAGATTGGGTTTTTGAGCCTTTTAGTTGGATGCCCGCAATGCTATTCTCAACGATAAAACCCTCTCCTCGGTGCACAAACTTCACATCCACTTTGGGTAAAGTGAAGCTAAGCTATCAAACAAAATACAGTAAGTACATCAATTAAATGCATGCACCACAACCTACATGTGTGTTAATACAGAACAAGTGTTGGTACCCCATGCAGTAAGTCAATCATGTGTTACTTTTTTGTTATCAGGTAAAAGATTTCATTAATAGTAACAAGGCCAACTTGGCTGTATACAAGTGGTATACCAAAGGTCAATCATGCAATATTTACCAAGCATTGCTCGAGATGATGCTCAAATTCACAAGTCACTTCTATT
Proteins encoded:
- the LOC107850894 gene encoding protein SABRE isoform X1, whose product is MAASFVKYMFGFCIVSAMLWTIIKFSSSLFVWILSWVMKASVSFRVGGCNCLRDVAVKFKTGAVESISVSEVRLSIRQSLVKLGAGLISRDPKLHLLICGLKIVMRASSKSPKKRSSKRTGSHKSRKLGRGKWMVVANIARFLSVSMTETVVKTPKAGLEVTEMTLDISKDSGPEPALSVKFRVVSILVHLGESQSSSGQSSMHSGSFRANREILTVTETTSPSFSCEEVSLLCEFGHDREAGTVVRNVDIRNGEISINLNEELLVKKKGADIAHAAVRPINESGTAEKQEKKPAALAIMREKYASMFPEKLSFTLPKVDVKFVHRGEGFIVENSIAGIQLKGSKTQSIEDVGESTQLHVQLEISEILLLKDAGTSILDISKLAIIASVYIPLEPASPIRCEIGVKLGGTRCNLIISRLDPWLRLHAAKKKKMVLREESSTREKSRSSDHKAIMWTATISAPELTIMVYDLNGLPLCHGCSQSIHVFSNNSSNADAAVQVEIVDFNVNISEHQECLKDLFGVEINTSLFHIAKVSLDLGRKDLDSPEDGLNSKKVLSVDLAGMSIYLTYGRLASLILAAFSFKRFLKSFSVSGKKANTQGTKSSKPSGKGIQVIKFNLQQCSLTISGEVGLENAVVPDPKRVNYGSQGGRIVISVSADGTPRTANIISTASDELGKVKYSVSLDISHLKFGMNKEKQSTQVELGRAKSIYQEHLQDRNLGTKVTLLDMQNTKFVKRSGGLKDIATCSLFSATDISVRWEPDVHIALVELGLQLKLLVHNQKLQDPPKEGDLKDNEQSKDSKESEQLEKQHKKRESVLAVDVEVLNISAEVGDGVELYVQVQSIFSENAQIGMLLEGIMLKFNDARIFRSSRMQISRIPKPSSSAPNEKHESGTTWDWVIQALDVHICMAYRLQLRAIDDSVEEMIRALKLVTAAKTKLMFPNKEEKPKAKKTSTTKLGRVRLCIKKLTADIEEEPLQGWLDEHYQLWKNGACESAVRLNFLDELISKGGKCESGTEGNDPPNDGKININGEEIDVEDTSVIQKLREKIYKQSFRSYYRACQKLVPAEGSGACNEGFQAGFKLSTARTSLFSITATELDVSLTKIEGGDAGMIELLQKLDPVCRAHSIPFSRLYGANINLRTGSLAVLIRNYTCPLLAANSGRCEGRVIMAQQATPFQPQMQQNVFIGRWRKVRLLRSLTGTTPPMKTYLDLPLHFQKAEISYGVGFEPAFTDLSYAFTVALRRANLSIRNPNPDPPLPKKEKSLPWWDEMRNYIHGNSTLYFGECQINVLSSTGPYEKSNKLQVATGHMEIQQADGRIYSVAKEFKILLSCLDSLPKNADLKHPTGFAYTFLEAPAFSVEVLMEWRCDSGNPLNHYLFALPNEGMPREKVFDPFRSTSLSLRWNLLLRPSLPFHDSQSELPSANNEGLSSAAACGAVKPDKGSVNSPTIQVGPHDLAWLIKFWNLNFLPPHKLRTFSRWPRFGVPRVPRSGNLSLDRVMTEFMFRVDSTPTCIKHMPLYDDDPAKGLTVTVTKFKFEMYLGRGKQNFTFETVRDPLELVYQGIDLHIPKAFISRDDSISVAKVLQMAKRDSQSLLDMSTNDKPSRSSSMDRHQDDGFLLSSEYFTIRRQSPKADPERLLAWQEAGRRNIEMTCFTSEVDNESESDDKTRSDPSDDDGYNVVIADNCQRIFVYGLKILWTLEIRDAVRSWAAGLSKAFEPSKPSPSRQYAQRKLLEESKVINNTESCEDDNQKSPPSQDAALSRSQDDNHKSTPEPARPSKSQLEHHKSPPEPAGPSKSQLEPPPSNAIKPETHQSTSTAEKLGSAKDSEGEGTRHFMVNVIEPQFNLHSEDANGRFLLAAVSGRVLARSFHSVISIGYEVIRQALDGGGAQVPESQPQVMWNRMELSVMLEQVQAHVAPTDVDPGAGLQWLPKIRRRSPKVKRTGALLERVFMPCDMYFRYTRHKSGTTQLKVKPLKELSFNSHNITAAMTSRQFQVVIDVLTNLLLARAPKPRKVSFSYSEGDDEDDEEEADEVVPDGVEEVELARVDLERKARMQKLIQEDIRKLSLWTDVSAELGPVEEGHFWIISGGRSILVQKLKKDLINARKSRKVSSASLRMALQKAAQLRLMEKEKNKSPSCAMRISLQINKVVWSMLVDGKSFGEAEINDMIYDYDRDYKDIGKAKFTIKYVVVRNCLPNAKSDMLLSAWNPPPEWGKKVMVRVDAKQGAPKDGNSPIELLQVDIYPLKIHLTESMYSMMWAYFFPEEEQDSHRRQEVWKVSTTAGAKRAKKGTPVHEAPVSSSHLTKDSPSSSYGDLSQATKNQKLRRTSSFDRNWEENVAESVANELVLQMHSSSVSSSKSGPLASIEHPDEGSRSKSKESKLIKSGRSSNEEKRVGKAHDEKKSRPRRMREFHNIKISQVELQITYEGSRFAVGDMRLLMDTFHRVEFTGTWQRLFSRVRKHIIWGVLKSVTGMQGKKFKANNQKEASAAGVPDIDMNLSDSDGGSAEKSEQDPLSWPKRPTDGAGDGFVTSVKGLFNSQRKKAKAFVLRTMRGEEDDLHAEWSEGEADFSPFARQLTITKAKKLIRRHTKKFRPRGAKGLSSQKDSLHSSPSGNPTFDSDSSSETSLYEQD